The DNA region TATCTGCTGCGATCGCGTGACGGAACGCAGATCAAGATGGCCCGCTCCCTGCGACAGCGGGTGACCTTCGGGATGCTCAACCTGATGCAGCCCCCGTACAGGGTCCCCGACGATCTCGATGTGATCTTCTGCCGCAACGTACTGATCTACTTCGACCGCCCCACGCAGATCCGTGTCGTCGAGGCCCTCGTCGATCGACTGCGTCCCGGCGGCTACCTGTACCTCGGACACTCGGAGTCGGCCCAGGGCGCCGGTCCTCGCGTCGACCGCGTCGGCGCTGCCGTCTACCGCCGCAAACGGAACGTGGAAGGGGATGGAGCATGAAGAGGAATCCGATCCGCGTGCTGATCGTCGACGACAGCGCCATGGTGCGCCAGACGCTGCAGGCCGTGCTCGAGGACGCGCCGGACATCCAGGTGATCGGCACCGCATCCGACCCCTTCGCCGCCGCCGGCGTGATGCGAAGCAAACGGCCCGACGTGATCACCCTGGACATCGAGATGCCGCGCATGGACGGTATCACCTTCCTCAAGAAGCTCATGAGTCAGCACCCCATTCCGGTGGTCGTGTGCTCGAGCCTCGCCGAGGACGGATCGAAGACCACGCTGCAGGCACTCGAGGCCGGTGCGGTCGAGATCATTCCCAAGCCGAAGATCGGAACCCGCCAGTTCCTGGAAGAGTCGAAGGTACGGATCACCGATGCCGTGCGGGCCGCCGCGCAGGCCAAACTCCAGAAACTGTCGCGGCCCATGAAGGTCCAACCCAAGCTGACCGCCGACGCCATGCTCCCCGGCGTGACGAAGGCCATGGACGTGACCACCGACAAGGTGATCGTGATGGGTGCATCGACGGGGGGCACCGAGGCCGTACGCGCGGTGCTGCAGGCACTGCCCATGGACGTCCCGGGGATCGTGATCGTCCAGCACATGCCCGAGAACTTCACCCGCAGCTTCGCCGAGCGCCTCGACTCGATCTGCGCGGTCAACGTGAAGGAAGCGGCGAACGGCGACACCGTGCTGCGCGGACACGCACTGATCGCTCCGGGCAACTTCCACACGCTGCTCAAGCGCAGCGGAGCGCGGTACCACGTCGAGGTCCGCGAAGGCCCGCTCGTGAGCCGCCATCGCCCGAGTGTGGACGTCCTGTTCCGCTCGGCCGCCCGCTACGCCGGGCGCAACGCCCTCGGTGTGATCATGACCGGCATGGGCGATGACGGCGCCAAGGGCCTCAAGGAACTCCACGATCTGGGCGCGGTGACGATCGGCCAGGACGAGGAGAGCTGCGTGGTCTACGGCATGCCCAAGGAGGCTTACGAACGCGGCGCCGTGTCGATCCAGAAGTCCCTGGACCAGATCCCGGCCGAGATCGTACGCCAGGTGGCGAAGGTCGCCGTCTAGCCCCCCGACTCGCCGATCCGGTCGGACACTAGGCCCGATCCTGCAGGGCCGCGGCCCCCTGTTGCTGCGCGCAGTGCGCGCCGCAGTACATGGTGTCTCCGGCCTCGACACCGTGTCCGACGATCTTCACGCCGCAGTTCCCACAGGCCGGGGCCAGGTCGTGGATCGCGCACTCGAAGCAGTCGTAGCTACGCGTGTTGTTCTTCACCGTGATCTCGAGCGGCTTGTCGTACTCGTTGCCACACACGTGGCACTTGCGCGTGGTCATGGTCTCTCCTCTCGCGGGATCCGACGGTCGTTCCCGGCCGTCGCGGACGGATCCTGCGCCGGAGCGTTCCACACGCCGATGGGGCCGCCCCGGATCTTGCGGTCCGTGGGATCAGGGAGACGGTGCTCAGACGATGTCCGGAGTGCTCAGACCGTCGTTGCGGCCCGGTTCGTCCAGGAACTTCTCCAGGCGCTCGTCCTTGTCGAGGATGTGGTGGACGAAGCGTTGCCGCAGCGCCGAGATCCGGCCCACGTCCGGCGAGCTGACCGCCTCGCGCAACGAGTCGAGGATACTGGTCATCTCCTCGTGCTCGGCCACGTGCTCGGCGTGCTCGGGATAGGCGTGCAGACGCATCAGCAGGTCCTCGCTGAGGAAGTGCGCCTCGGACACGTCGCGAAGACGCTGCAGGAGCTCGTCGACGTGGTCGTCGCCCCGCCCGCTCTGGGCCGCGGCGATCAGGGCGTCGAGCAGTTCGATCTGCAGGCGATGTTCGGCGTCCACACTCTCGAGGTCCCGCTCGGTGCGGGGATTCGACCGCTCTTGCGTCATGACGACTCCAGGGGGTTGGGTCCGTCGCAGAACCTAGACGATCAGCGCCGGCTCGACCAGGCACGGGCGAAGGGATCGGGACAGTCGTCGATACCCGCGTCGGCACCGAGCATCGAGTCGGCCACCGTGAGCGTGAAGGTGGCGCGGCACTCGGCCGTCTCCTCGAACACCCAGTCACGCGGTGCGGCGCTCGGTGCCAGCCGGAAGACCACCGAGTCGGCGTCGGCCGTCGCGAGGCTCAGGCAGCCCATGAGATCGCGGGGGTCGGGGTAGCTGTCGGGGAACTCGCCCTCGAAGGAGCCGAGCACGACCGCGCTGTCGGAGGGAACCGTGAACAGCGTGTCGGTCACCGCGAAGGGCGTCCGCGCGCGCAGGTCCTGCGCGGTGTCGTTGCGAAGGACGAAGGTCCCCACTCCGCGGCACCCGTCGTCGGCGGTGTCGCACCCCGCGAGCGACCCGACCACGAGCAGAATGCCGATCGTCCAGCGCACGGCCCGTGCTCAGTCGCCGACGCCGTGATACCCACGGCGGTGGTACACGAGCACGGGCACGACCTCGTCGGTGTGCGCCTCGACGACCCGTCCGACCACGATCGTGTGGTCGCCTTCGTCGATCGTGTCGTGCACGTCGCACTGCAGGCTCGACGCCGCACCGGCGACGACCGGCGGGCGATCGCCCTGCTCGGCCCCGAAGCCGTCGAGACCCGGTCCAGGATCGCGGCCGGAGCGCGCGAAGTGGTTCGACACCTCGTCCTGGCCGGAGGCGAGGATCGACACCGAGAAGCGGCCGTCGTCACGGATCAGCGCCGGCAGCCGGTTGCTGCCCGACAGACACACCATGACCAGCGGAGGATCGAGCGAAACCGAGTTGAAGGCCGACACGGTCAGCCCGTAGGAATTCCCGTCGGGGGCGTTGGCCGCGACGATGCTCACACCCGAGGCCCAGCTGGCCAGGGCGTCCTTGAAGTCCTGTTCGAGATTCACGTGCTCTTCGTCCGGAAGGGGTGGTCGGGGACCGGGCGGGCGCCGGCCGTGGATCACTGCCCACGGGGGCAAGGTAGGGCCCGCCGGCCACGATCGCGACCGTCCGGATCAGTCGGGCGGAGGATCCAGGCCCAGCCACTCGCGGGCGGCCGTCATCGTCGCGAAGACCTTCGCTTCGAGCAGGCCGGACTCCGTGAACAGCTGCTGCAGCAGAAGGGCCAGGCCGGTGGCCCGCGGGTGGTCCATGACGAAGGCCCATCGCTTGCCGGCGTACACGTCCTGGCGGCTCGCGATGTAGGCGGCAAGGGCCCGGAGATCGGTCGGCGTGACCTGCGGATCGGTCACGCGCTGCGCGTCGGTGAGGATCACGCGGCAGGCCGCGAAGTCCGGATGCTCTGCCTCACGGCGACGCACGCCGAGCAGGTCGTCGGGAGCGATGGTTCCCTCACCGGTCTCGAGGACCAGTCCGGGTTCGATTCGGATCTCGAAGACGAGTGGCATCGCGACACCCCAGGGTCGAAGGGGGTGGCACGGGAGCGGAAGCACCGTAGCGCCCCCGGCCCGACCGGACAACCCCCTTCACTGGCACGCTGCGTCTCAGGCGGAAGCCGTCGAAGCGTCCTCGTCCGCCACCGAGTCCGAGGCGATCACCGCCTGCATCTCCTCGGGCGAGAACACCCGATTCACGTCGAGGATGATGACGAAGTCGTCGCCCTTCTTGCCCATGCCCTTGATGAAGTCCACGTCGAGGTGCGTGCCCATGCGAGGGGCCGGCTCGACGTCGGCGTCGCTCATGGCGAAGACCTCTTCCACCGAGTCGGCCAGGGCACCGAGGTGCATGGTCTCGCCGTCGAACTCGAGCTCGGTGATCACGATGCAGGTGTCGACGGTCTTCTCGGTGCGTCCGGTCCCGAACTTCATGTGCAGGTCGACGACCGGCACCACGGCACCGCGCAGATTGATCACACCCTCCATGAAGGGTGGCGTACGCGGGACCCGGGTCACCGGGCGGTACTCGAGGACCTCGCGGACCTCGAAGATCCCCAGGGCGAAGATCTCGTCGCCCAGCCGGAAGGTCAGGTACTGCGACGTGTCGTCGGCCTGCGTGCGAGGATCGATCGTCTGCTGCGTACTCATCTTCATCCCTCCCGCTCAGTGTCCCGTGTCGACACGGAAGAAGCCGACGTTCTGCTGGAGCTGATCGGCCTGGCCGGCCAGCTCCTCGCTCGTGGCGGCCATCTCTTCACTGGCCGAGGCGTTCTGCTGGATCACGTCGTCGAGCTGCTGGATCGCCATGTTGATCTGCTCGGCGCCGGAGTTC from Candidatus Krumholzibacteriia bacterium includes:
- a CDS encoding chemotaxis response regulator protein-glutamate methylesterase produces the protein MKRNPIRVLIVDDSAMVRQTLQAVLEDAPDIQVIGTASDPFAAAGVMRSKRPDVITLDIEMPRMDGITFLKKLMSQHPIPVVVCSSLAEDGSKTTLQALEAGAVEIIPKPKIGTRQFLEESKVRITDAVRAAAQAKLQKLSRPMKVQPKLTADAMLPGVTKAMDVTTDKVIVMGASTGGTEAVRAVLQALPMDVPGIVIVQHMPENFTRSFAERLDSICAVNVKEAANGDTVLRGHALIAPGNFHTLLKRSGARYHVEVREGPLVSRHRPSVDVLFRSAARYAGRNALGVIMTGMGDDGAKGLKELHDLGAVTIGQDEESCVVYGMPKEAYERGAVSIQKSLDQIPAEIVRQVAKVAV
- a CDS encoding hemerythrin family protein, producing MTQERSNPRTERDLESVDAEHRLQIELLDALIAAAQSGRGDDHVDELLQRLRDVSEAHFLSEDLLMRLHAYPEHAEHVAEHEEMTSILDSLREAVSSPDVGRISALRQRFVHHILDKDERLEKFLDEPGRNDGLSTPDIV
- a CDS encoding flavin reductase family protein, giving the protein MNLEQDFKDALASWASGVSIVAANAPDGNSYGLTVSAFNSVSLDPPLVMVCLSGSNRLPALIRDDGRFSVSILASGQDEVSNHFARSGRDPGPGLDGFGAEQGDRPPVVAGAASSLQCDVHDTIDEGDHTIVVGRVVEAHTDEVVPVLVYHRRGYHGVGD
- a CDS encoding chemotaxis protein CheW yields the protein MSTQQTIDPRTQADDTSQYLTFRLGDEIFALGIFEVREVLEYRPVTRVPRTPPFMEGVINLRGAVVPVVDLHMKFGTGRTEKTVDTCIVITELEFDGETMHLGALADSVEEVFAMSDADVEPAPRMGTHLDVDFIKGMGKKGDDFVIILDVNRVFSPEEMQAVIASDSVADEDASTASA